The Larus michahellis chromosome 2, bLarMic1.1, whole genome shotgun sequence genome window below encodes:
- the BLVRA gene encoding biliverdin reductase A, protein MFGTVVVGVGIAGLARIRDLMNPMPSSPSEHLKLLGFVSRRSFGNINEAKQISLEDALRSKEIQAAFISTENRSHEETIRMFLEAGKHVLVEYPMALSAKAAHELWEMAEKKDKVLHVEHIELLTEEYKQLKKEVAGKDLVKGTLHFTGSVLDENKTGFPAFSGIARLTWLIDLFGDLTVTSATRELQKDKNYSRMTVHFQTANKKPLTWIEERGPGMRREKKINFCFTSGCLENFPQAPRSAVGLFMQDQNLFAKKLLGQVSKEELAAEKWRILRCLDLAEVIQQHCEQPEKICS, encoded by the exons ATGTTTGGGACTGTGGTGGTTGGAGTTGGAATTGCTGGCTTAGCACGGATCCGAGACCTGATGAATCCAATGCCTTCTAGCCCTTCTGAGCACCTGAAACTCTTGGGATTTGTATCCAG GAGAAGTTTTGGCAATATTAATGAGGCCAAGCAGATTAGCCTGGAAGATGCTCTAAGAAGCAAAGAGATACAGGCAGCCTTCATCAGCACAGAGAACAGGAGCCATGAAGAAACCATCAG AATGTTTTTAGAAGCTGGGAAACATGTCCTCGTTGAGTACCCCATGGCTTTGTCTGCTAAGGCGGCCCATGAGCTCTGGGAGATGGCTGAGAAGAAAG ATAAAGTCCTCCATGTGGAGCACATTGAACTTCTGACTGAAGAGTAcaagcagctgaaaaaagaagTGGCTGGGAAAGACCTGGTGAAGGGAACGTTGCATTTCACAG GTAGCGTCCtcgatgaaaacaaaacaggatttcCAGCTTTCAGTGGAATTGCCCGACTGACTTGGCTGATTGACCTCTTTGGAGATCTCACTGTTACTTCTGCCACCAGAGAACTGCAGAAGGATAAGAATTATTCCAGAATGACTGTTCATTTTCAGACGGCAaacaagaa ACCTCTGACTTGGATTGAAGAAAGGGGACCAGGGATGAGACgtgaaaagaaaatcaacttCTGTTTCACAAGTGGTTGCCTGGAGAACTTCCCTCAAGCTCCGAGGTCTGCTGTGGGCCTTTTCATGCAGGATCAGAACCTCTTTGCTAAAAAACTGCTGGGCCAGGTATCCAAGGAGGAGCTGGCTGCTGAGAAGTGGCGAATTTTGAGGTGTCTTGACCTAGCTGAGGTGATCCAGCAGCACTGTGAACAGCCAGAGAAAATCTGTTCCTGA